From a single Theropithecus gelada isolate Dixy chromosome 8, Tgel_1.0, whole genome shotgun sequence genomic region:
- the C8H8orf48 gene encoding uncharacterized protein C8orf48 homolog, whose translation MAICPELAQTDESALANLSDETETLKSFTDEVRTSSSFSSSGGRQSSPLTSGSKLEREKQTPSLEQEDKQSELLHFKNYEKKLSKKWINYLKRKDSDFERHQPDTKLQTEITQVSDEELNALQSYCTTKINLIHHRGDSKKTTSGRHKKLYVGLDAEAAERDALSGTVPDELLNRIYFKNMRTTPKQEAAAKQHISSQCPDCNRKRAELALFAFLKQKKTLLESFLLQEKIDEHLHTKDFLTRIGEAHQDFPRLSDDPRIIWKRLTGKSHIRYSGFERSDTEQKMQRDGNSACHLPFATSQATYSNQTRAGDC comes from the coding sequence ATGGCCATCTGCCCAGAATTGGCCCAAACGGACGAAAGTGCTCTGGCAAACCTTTCTGATGAGACTGAGACTTTGAAGAGCTTTACTGATGAGGTACGGACTTCCAGTTCATTCAGCTCCTCTGGAGGACGGCAGTCATCGCCCCTGACCTCTGGGAGCAAACTGGAGAGGGAAAAGCAGACTCCAAGCTTGGAACAAGAAGACAAACAATCTGAGCTTTTGCActtcaaaaattatgaaaagaagtTGAGTAAAAAATGGATCAACTACCTCAAGCGCAAAGACTCTGACTTTGAACGGCACCAACCAGACACCAAACTTCAAACAGAAATCACTCAGGTATCCGATGAAGAATTGAATGCCCTGCAGTCTTATTGCACCACGAAGATAAATTTGATTCATCATAGAGGGGATTCTAAGAAGACGACGAGTGGCAGACATAAAAAGCTGTATGTTGGATTggatgcagaggctgcagagagagaTGCCTTAAGTGGTACTGTACCCGATGAACTTTTGAACAGAATCTACTTTAAAAACATGAGGACAACGCCAAAACAGGAGGCAGCAGCCAAGCAACACATATCTTCTCAGTGTCCCGATTGTAACAGGAAAAGAGCAGAGCTGGCCCTGTTTGCCTTTCTGAAACAAAAGAAGACTTTGCTGGAGTCATTTCTACTTCAAGAGAAAATAGATGAACATCTTCATACCAAAGACTTTCTCACCCGTATTGGAGAAGCACATCAAGACTTCCCCAGGCTTTCAGATGACCCCAGAATAATCTGGAAAAGACTGACTGGGAAAAGTCATATCAGATACTCTGGTTTTGAAAGATCAGATACAGAGCAGAAGATGCAGCGAGATGGAAATAGTGCTTGTCATTTACCCTTTGCCACTTCTCAAGCCACTTACTCTAACCAAACCAGAGCTGGTGATTGTTAA